Sequence from the Thermocoleostomius sinensis A174 genome:
CCAAGCTGATTCCCAGGACTTCTAAGGAACTCCAGCGGGGAACAGCCGGTAGGTTTAGGGTTGGCAACTCCCACAGCCCCATTGATTTATCAGGGTTCGCTCCAGTATCGTCACTCGGATCGGGCAGCAATAGCAGAGGGTTGGCTAGGTTGAACGGTGGTTGGCAGAGGTTGAGCGGCTTCCAAGACCCAGTAGGAGCATCTCGATTGATGGAAGTGCCAGGATAGGTTGTTGTTAGCAGATAGCGAGAACCGCTTTGCTGAAACTGGTGGAGAGCGCGGCAAGCGTCTTGCCAAGATAGGTGAACCAAGCAATCACGACTGATGATCAAATCAACCGAGGGCAATGGATCTTGAGTGATATCTCCT
This genomic interval carries:
- a CDS encoding class I SAM-dependent methyltransferase, with the protein product MQRVFDHIRRVNLWQSQESVSGRGSELACTAALRAALPDLFQQLEVTSILDAPCGDFNWMQHVPRQGITYTGMDIVPELIEGNQQRYASPAVQFRVGDITQDPLPSVDLIISRDCLVHLSWQDACRALHQFQQSGSRYLLTTTYPGTSINRDAPTGSWKPLNLCQPPFNLANPLLLLPDPSDDTGANPDKSMGLWELPTLNLPAVPRWSSLEVLGISLVRRYIDPSWKL